One stretch of Cygnus olor isolate bCygOlo1 chromosome 1, bCygOlo1.pri.v2, whole genome shotgun sequence DNA includes these proteins:
- the USP35 gene encoding ubiquitin carboxyl-terminal hydrolase 35 isoform X2, with the protein MDKILEAVVMSSYPNNVKQGLVRRVIEASKQPMDSEQCWSMLELCTKLYLVGDTKYKREIGKEVLEVYGHYHPEEFEEFFNVRFLLSLLQEGYGPLGKRSHYVLDYIQLGLQFVLESPSANSIFSLLRIEVLRKVCERPGPKQCAKISKLLTQHPQCIPTGKHQVLFCQQLIRCIGQFQCVSEGEEDIMEFLEHVNKVSGLLQRIWRTQTSAILPSLKELFTIISSTEEQEAPSNALASVVQFVPLELMDGVIRNLTNDDSISDVQMMMAIGRMIDWVSWPLGKNIDKWIIALLKGLAAVKKFSILIEVTLSKIEKVFSKLLYPIVREGALSVLQYMLLSFQHSHEAFHLLLPHIPRLVASLKKEDSNSATSSLEQLAELIHCMFFRFSGFPDLYEPVLEAIKALPIPNEDRIKHLLGQNAWTSQKNELACFYPRLASKSETGKIGLINLGNTCYMNSIIQSLFMASDFRHSVLNLTEGNSQPLMTKLQWLFAFLEHSQRPAISPESFLSASWPPWFTPGAQQDCSEYLKYLLDRLHEEEKTGKRIYQKLKESSLMSQAVEHHYLNKTLIEKMFGGKMMTKIRCLKCLNVSSREEAFTDLSLAFPPPDRHIHGPGSASVLPVEEIGPQFIEPPEKPNQVMGSPWVRRKPPMSGDLPAQPVPVETLGFREAGEPSNPLSSDAVGAESTKDPTLAFGEQASAPKDSRSVPDLINYFLSPERLTAENKYHCEKCASLQDAEKVAELTEGPHYLILTLLRFSFDPRTMKRKKILDNVSIPVVLKLPVLVSSEENEDVWRHRKGRAGPGSSFVSVVYDLCSVVVHSGISSESGHYYCYSRECTDTVPHGQPRDGAPKPASDKQLDFEIQWYLFNDTRVSFSSFESVSNVTSFFPKDTAYVLFYRQRPGRQSCPLHEAAAEASHLHGEPSLNKDLMEAISKDNILYLQEQEKEARNRAAYISALPKSPLWWRDFDRDKDDDSSSGGCSPAAGGGGSGSFHGLVF; encoded by the exons atggaTAAGATACTGGAAGCTGTGGTGATGTCCTCCTACCCCAACAACGTGAAGCAAGGCCTTGTGAGGCGCGTCATCGAGGCGTCGAAGCAGCCCATGGACAGTGAGCAGTGCTGGTCCATGCTGGAGCTGTGTACCAAGCTTTATCTCGTGGGGGACACCAAGTATAAAAGAGAGATCGGGAAGGAGGTTTTGGAGGTCTATGGCCACTACCACCCGGAGGAATTTGAGGAGTTCTTCAATGTCCGCTTCCTACTGAGTCTCCTCCAGGAGGGCTACGGGCCTCTGGGGAAGAGAAGCCATTACGTCCTCGATTATATCCAGTTAGGGCTGCAGTTCGTCTTGGAAAGCCCATcagcaaacagcattttcagcttGTTGAGGATCGAGGTGCTCCGGAAAGTCTGCGAGAGGCCTGGCCCCAAGCAGTGCGCCAAGATCAGCAAACTCTTAACCCAACATCCTCAGTGCATTCCCACAGGCAAGCACCAGGTCTTGTTTTGTCAGCAGCTGATCCGGTGCATCGGGCAGTTCCAGTGCGTCTCCGAGGGGGAAGAGGACATCATGGAGTTTTTGGAGCATGTGAACAAGGTGAGCGGTCTACTGCAGAGGATCTGGAGGACTCAGACCTCAGCCATCCTGCCCTCGTTGAAGGAGCTGTTCACTATCATTTCTTCAACAg aggagcaggaagcGCCGTCCAACGCCTTGGCCAGCGTGGTCCAGTTTGTGCCTCTGGAGCTGATGGATGGGGTCATAAGGAACCTCACCAATGACGACAGCATCAGCGACGTGCAAATGATGATGGCCATTGGCAG GATGATCGACTGGGTGTCCTGGCCCCTGGGAAAGAACATAGACAAGTGGATTATTGCTCTGCTGAAGGGTTTGGCTGCGGTGAAGAAGTTCAGCATCTTGATTGAGGTTACTCTTTCAAAAATTGAAAAG GTCTTCTCCAAGTTGCTGTACCCCATCGTGAGAGAGGGAGCTTTGTCCGTCCTGCAGTACATGCTGCTGAGCTTCCAGCACTCCCACGAAGCGTTTCACTTG ctgctcCCTCACATCCCCAGGCTGGTGGCCTCTCTGAAGAAGGAAGACTCCAACTCTGCCACCAGCTCTCTGGAGCAGCTGGCCGAGCTCATCCACTGCATGTTCTTCCGCTTCTCAGGATTTCCAGATCTGTACGAACCAGTCTTGGAAGCGATTAAA gCTCTTCCAATTCCAAACGAAGACCGGATTAAACATCTCTTGGGACAGAATGCTTGGACCTCCCAGAAGAACGAGCTAGCCTGCTTCTACCCACGCCTGGCATCCAAATCAGAGACGGGAAAGATTGGCTTAATTAACTTGGGAAACACCTGCTACATGAATAGCATCATACAGTCTCTTTTCATGGCTTCAGA ctttcGGCATTCGGTGTTGAATTTAACCGAGGGCAACTCCCAGCCCCTGATGACAAAACTCCAGTGGCTCTTTGCGTTTTTGGAGCACAGTCAG CGACCTGCCATCTCACCTGAGAGCTTCCTCTCCGCCTCCTGGCCACCCTGGTTTACCCCTGGTGCTCAGCAGGACTGCTCGGAGTATCTCAAGTACCTGCTGGATCG ATTACacgaagaagaaaaaactgGGAAAAGGATCTACCAGAAACTCAAGGAGTCCAGCTTGATGTCTCAGGCTGTGGAGCATCATTACTTAAACAAGACATTGATTGAGAAGATGTTTGGGGGTAAAATGATGACAAAGATCCGCTGCTTGAAGTGTCTGAATGTGTCCTCCCGAGAAGAAGCCTTCACAGACCTGTCGTTGGCTTTCCCCCCGCCAGACAGGCACATACATGGGCCAGGGAGTGCCTCTGTTCTACCCGTGGAAGAAATTGGCCCACAGTTTATTGAGCCTCCTGAAAAGCCAAACCAGGTAATGGGGTCTCCTTGGGTCCGAAGGAAGCCCCCCATGTCTGGAGACCTCCCAGCTCAGCCGGTGCCAGTGGAAACGCTGGGTTTTCGGGAGGCTGGAGAACCATCAAATCCCTTAAGCAGTGATGCTGTTGGAGCAGAATCAACCAAAGACCCAACATTGGCTTTTGGGGAGCAGGCGTCTGCTCCCAAGGACTCCAGATCCGTCCCGGATTTAATCAACTATTTCCTGTCCCCGGAGAGACTGACAGCGGAGAACAAATATCACTGTGAGAAATGTGCTTCCTTGCAGGACGCCGAGAAGGTGGCGGAGCTGACAGAGGGGCCGCACTACCTCATTCTCACGCTGCTGAGGTTCTCCTTCGACCCACGGAccatgaagaggaagaagatcCTGGACAACGTCTCTATCCCTGTGGTGCTCAAGCTACCTGTCCTCGTCTCCTCGGAGGAAAATGAGGATGTTTGGCGACACAGGAAGGGCAGAGCTGGCCCGGGCAGCAGTTTTGTGTCTGTCGTGTACGACCTCTGCAGCGTGGTGGTGCACTCGGGCATCTCCTCCGAGAGCGGACACTACTACTGCTACTCCAGAGAGTGCACTGACACCGTTCCCCACGGGCAGCCGCGGGATGGGGCGCCGAAACCGGCTTCTGACAAGCAGTTGGACTTTGAAATCCAGTGGTACCTCTTCAACGACACCAGggtttccttctcctccttcgAATCGGTCAGCAACGTGACCTCTTTCTTCCCCAAGGACACTGCCTACGTGCTCTTCTACAGGCAGCGGCcgggcaggcagagctgcccgCTGCACGAGGCTGCGGCAGAGGCCAGCCACCTGCATGGTGAACCCTCGCTCAATAAGGACTTGATGGAAGCCATCTCCAAAGATAACATCCTCTACCTGCAG gagcaggaaaaagaggcGAGGAACCGAGCCGCCTACATTTCCGCCTTGCCGAAATCCCCGCTGTGGTGGAGGGACTTTGACAGGGACAAGGACGATGACAGCTCCTCGGGGGGATGCAGCCCTGCAGCGGGCGGAGGTGGATCCGGCTCCTTTCACGGACTTGTCTTCTAG
- the USP35 gene encoding ubiquitin carboxyl-terminal hydrolase 35 isoform X1, whose product MLCSFFQQLGAGMDKILEAVVMSSYPNNVKQGLVRRVIEASKQPMDSEQCWSMLELCTKLYLVGDTKYKREIGKEVLEVYGHYHPEEFEEFFNVRFLLSLLQEGYGPLGKRSHYVLDYIQLGLQFVLESPSANSIFSLLRIEVLRKVCERPGPKQCAKISKLLTQHPQCIPTGKHQVLFCQQLIRCIGQFQCVSEGEEDIMEFLEHVNKVSGLLQRIWRTQTSAILPSLKELFTIISSTEEQEAPSNALASVVQFVPLELMDGVIRNLTNDDSISDVQMMMAIGRMIDWVSWPLGKNIDKWIIALLKGLAAVKKFSILIEVTLSKIEKVFSKLLYPIVREGALSVLQYMLLSFQHSHEAFHLLLPHIPRLVASLKKEDSNSATSSLEQLAELIHCMFFRFSGFPDLYEPVLEAIKALPIPNEDRIKHLLGQNAWTSQKNELACFYPRLASKSETGKIGLINLGNTCYMNSIIQSLFMASDFRHSVLNLTEGNSQPLMTKLQWLFAFLEHSQRPAISPESFLSASWPPWFTPGAQQDCSEYLKYLLDRLHEEEKTGKRIYQKLKESSLMSQAVEHHYLNKTLIEKMFGGKMMTKIRCLKCLNVSSREEAFTDLSLAFPPPDRHIHGPGSASVLPVEEIGPQFIEPPEKPNQVMGSPWVRRKPPMSGDLPAQPVPVETLGFREAGEPSNPLSSDAVGAESTKDPTLAFGEQASAPKDSRSVPDLINYFLSPERLTAENKYHCEKCASLQDAEKVAELTEGPHYLILTLLRFSFDPRTMKRKKILDNVSIPVVLKLPVLVSSEENEDVWRHRKGRAGPGSSFVSVVYDLCSVVVHSGISSESGHYYCYSRECTDTVPHGQPRDGAPKPASDKQLDFEIQWYLFNDTRVSFSSFESVSNVTSFFPKDTAYVLFYRQRPGRQSCPLHEAAAEASHLHGEPSLNKDLMEAISKDNILYLQEQEKEARNRAAYISALPKSPLWWRDFDRDKDDDSSSGGCSPAAGGGGSGSFHGLVF is encoded by the exons ATGCTCTGttccttcttccagcagctgggagcagggatggaTAAGATACTGGAAGCTGTGGTGATGTCCTCCTACCCCAACAACGTGAAGCAAGGCCTTGTGAGGCGCGTCATCGAGGCGTCGAAGCAGCCCATGGACAGTGAGCAGTGCTGGTCCATGCTGGAGCTGTGTACCAAGCTTTATCTCGTGGGGGACACCAAGTATAAAAGAGAGATCGGGAAGGAGGTTTTGGAGGTCTATGGCCACTACCACCCGGAGGAATTTGAGGAGTTCTTCAATGTCCGCTTCCTACTGAGTCTCCTCCAGGAGGGCTACGGGCCTCTGGGGAAGAGAAGCCATTACGTCCTCGATTATATCCAGTTAGGGCTGCAGTTCGTCTTGGAAAGCCCATcagcaaacagcattttcagcttGTTGAGGATCGAGGTGCTCCGGAAAGTCTGCGAGAGGCCTGGCCCCAAGCAGTGCGCCAAGATCAGCAAACTCTTAACCCAACATCCTCAGTGCATTCCCACAGGCAAGCACCAGGTCTTGTTTTGTCAGCAGCTGATCCGGTGCATCGGGCAGTTCCAGTGCGTCTCCGAGGGGGAAGAGGACATCATGGAGTTTTTGGAGCATGTGAACAAGGTGAGCGGTCTACTGCAGAGGATCTGGAGGACTCAGACCTCAGCCATCCTGCCCTCGTTGAAGGAGCTGTTCACTATCATTTCTTCAACAg aggagcaggaagcGCCGTCCAACGCCTTGGCCAGCGTGGTCCAGTTTGTGCCTCTGGAGCTGATGGATGGGGTCATAAGGAACCTCACCAATGACGACAGCATCAGCGACGTGCAAATGATGATGGCCATTGGCAG GATGATCGACTGGGTGTCCTGGCCCCTGGGAAAGAACATAGACAAGTGGATTATTGCTCTGCTGAAGGGTTTGGCTGCGGTGAAGAAGTTCAGCATCTTGATTGAGGTTACTCTTTCAAAAATTGAAAAG GTCTTCTCCAAGTTGCTGTACCCCATCGTGAGAGAGGGAGCTTTGTCCGTCCTGCAGTACATGCTGCTGAGCTTCCAGCACTCCCACGAAGCGTTTCACTTG ctgctcCCTCACATCCCCAGGCTGGTGGCCTCTCTGAAGAAGGAAGACTCCAACTCTGCCACCAGCTCTCTGGAGCAGCTGGCCGAGCTCATCCACTGCATGTTCTTCCGCTTCTCAGGATTTCCAGATCTGTACGAACCAGTCTTGGAAGCGATTAAA gCTCTTCCAATTCCAAACGAAGACCGGATTAAACATCTCTTGGGACAGAATGCTTGGACCTCCCAGAAGAACGAGCTAGCCTGCTTCTACCCACGCCTGGCATCCAAATCAGAGACGGGAAAGATTGGCTTAATTAACTTGGGAAACACCTGCTACATGAATAGCATCATACAGTCTCTTTTCATGGCTTCAGA ctttcGGCATTCGGTGTTGAATTTAACCGAGGGCAACTCCCAGCCCCTGATGACAAAACTCCAGTGGCTCTTTGCGTTTTTGGAGCACAGTCAG CGACCTGCCATCTCACCTGAGAGCTTCCTCTCCGCCTCCTGGCCACCCTGGTTTACCCCTGGTGCTCAGCAGGACTGCTCGGAGTATCTCAAGTACCTGCTGGATCG ATTACacgaagaagaaaaaactgGGAAAAGGATCTACCAGAAACTCAAGGAGTCCAGCTTGATGTCTCAGGCTGTGGAGCATCATTACTTAAACAAGACATTGATTGAGAAGATGTTTGGGGGTAAAATGATGACAAAGATCCGCTGCTTGAAGTGTCTGAATGTGTCCTCCCGAGAAGAAGCCTTCACAGACCTGTCGTTGGCTTTCCCCCCGCCAGACAGGCACATACATGGGCCAGGGAGTGCCTCTGTTCTACCCGTGGAAGAAATTGGCCCACAGTTTATTGAGCCTCCTGAAAAGCCAAACCAGGTAATGGGGTCTCCTTGGGTCCGAAGGAAGCCCCCCATGTCTGGAGACCTCCCAGCTCAGCCGGTGCCAGTGGAAACGCTGGGTTTTCGGGAGGCTGGAGAACCATCAAATCCCTTAAGCAGTGATGCTGTTGGAGCAGAATCAACCAAAGACCCAACATTGGCTTTTGGGGAGCAGGCGTCTGCTCCCAAGGACTCCAGATCCGTCCCGGATTTAATCAACTATTTCCTGTCCCCGGAGAGACTGACAGCGGAGAACAAATATCACTGTGAGAAATGTGCTTCCTTGCAGGACGCCGAGAAGGTGGCGGAGCTGACAGAGGGGCCGCACTACCTCATTCTCACGCTGCTGAGGTTCTCCTTCGACCCACGGAccatgaagaggaagaagatcCTGGACAACGTCTCTATCCCTGTGGTGCTCAAGCTACCTGTCCTCGTCTCCTCGGAGGAAAATGAGGATGTTTGGCGACACAGGAAGGGCAGAGCTGGCCCGGGCAGCAGTTTTGTGTCTGTCGTGTACGACCTCTGCAGCGTGGTGGTGCACTCGGGCATCTCCTCCGAGAGCGGACACTACTACTGCTACTCCAGAGAGTGCACTGACACCGTTCCCCACGGGCAGCCGCGGGATGGGGCGCCGAAACCGGCTTCTGACAAGCAGTTGGACTTTGAAATCCAGTGGTACCTCTTCAACGACACCAGggtttccttctcctccttcgAATCGGTCAGCAACGTGACCTCTTTCTTCCCCAAGGACACTGCCTACGTGCTCTTCTACAGGCAGCGGCcgggcaggcagagctgcccgCTGCACGAGGCTGCGGCAGAGGCCAGCCACCTGCATGGTGAACCCTCGCTCAATAAGGACTTGATGGAAGCCATCTCCAAAGATAACATCCTCTACCTGCAG gagcaggaaaaagaggcGAGGAACCGAGCCGCCTACATTTCCGCCTTGCCGAAATCCCCGCTGTGGTGGAGGGACTTTGACAGGGACAAGGACGATGACAGCTCCTCGGGGGGATGCAGCCCTGCAGCGGGCGGAGGTGGATCCGGCTCCTTTCACGGACTTGTCTTCTAG